GTGCCCGCCCGGCCTGGTCGGTCATCCCCAGGCGACCGGCATCTCCTCAAGGCTGAGCAGCACCTGACCCGGCCGGTGGCGCAGCTGTTCGACGGGAACGGCCAGGCGGAGGTCCGGGAACCGGCGGAACAGAGCAGTGATCGCCACCCGCAGCTCCATGCGTGCCAGGGCGGCCCCGGGACAGTGATGGCTGCCGTGTCCGAAGGCCAGGTGCGGATTCGTCGGCCGGTCGGGATCGAAGCGGCGGGCGTCGGGGAAGACGGACTCGTCGTGATTGGCGGAGGCGAAGGCGGTGACCACGCCGCTGCCCGCCGGGATGAGCACGCCCTCGAGCTCCACGTCCTCCGTCGCGATGCCGATGGGGCCTGCGTCGCCGAGCGGGTTGATCCGCAGGAGCTCCTCGATGTAGGAGTCGATGAGGTCGGGGTCTTCCTGAAGCCTGCGCAGCTCCGCCGGGTGCCGCAGCAGGGTGAGGACCGCCGCCGTCACCATGCTGGTCGTCGTGAGGTAGCCGCCGACCAGCATCGCCAGGGTCAGCATCATCAGCTCGTGGAGATCGAGCCGGCCCTGTTCGTCATGGGCCGCGATCAGCGCCGTGATCAGGTCGTCGCCGCCCTCGTCTCCCTCGGCGCGCTTGCGTTCGATGAGACCGGCCAGGTAGCCGACCAGCGCCAGCTGACTCCGCTGAGCCTCCTCCCGCCGTTCCGGGTCCAACGAGTTCATCATGTCGCTCCACTGCCGGAACTCGTCCCGGTCCGCGAAGGGGACGCCCAGCAGCTCGCAGATGACCGTCACCGGCAGGGGGAAGGCCAGCGCCTCGTTGAGGTCGGCGGGCGCTCCCGTCCGCTCCATGTCGTCGAGCAGGCTCTCGACGATCTCCTCGATCCTGGGCGCCAGCGCCTTGACTCGAGCACCGGTGAACTTCGAGCCGATCAACCGCCGCAGCCGGGTGTGCGCGGGGCCGTCGGTGGTGAAGAGCGTGCCCGGGGGCGGGCGGTCCTCTCCGTAGGAGGGCGCGTCGGGTGCCGTCCCCGCCGCGCGGCTGAACCTGGGGTCCGCGAGGACACGACGCATCAGGTCATAGCGGGTCACGAGGAACACCGGCAGCCCGGTCACCGTCAACCGGACTCGGACGATCGGCGCCTGCTCTCGCGCCGCATGCACCTCGGCGGGCATCTCGATCGCTGAGGGTCTGCGGAAGGGATAGTCCGGCAGGACCGTCGTGTCGTCGCCGACCATGGTGCC
This genomic stretch from Actinoalloteichus hoggarensis harbors:
- a CDS encoding cytochrome P450, with the translated sequence MAHSDIGSAGTMVGDDTTVLPDYPFRRPSAIEMPAEVHAAREQAPIVRVRLTVTGLPVFLVTRYDLMRRVLADPRFSRAAGTAPDAPSYGEDRPPPGTLFTTDGPAHTRLRRLIGSKFTGARVKALAPRIEEIVESLLDDMERTGAPADLNEALAFPLPVTVICELLGVPFADRDEFRQWSDMMNSLDPERREEAQRSQLALVGYLAGLIERKRAEGDEGGDDLITALIAAHDEQGRLDLHELMMLTLAMLVGGYLTTTSMVTAAVLTLLRHPAELRRLQEDPDLIDSYIEELLRINPLGDAGPIGIATEDVELEGVLIPAGSGVVTAFASANHDESVFPDARRFDPDRPTNPHLAFGHGSHHCPGAALARMELRVAITALFRRFPDLRLAVPVEQLRHRPGQVLLSLEEMPVAWG